A DNA window from Mytilus trossulus isolate FHL-02 unplaced genomic scaffold, PNRI_Mtr1.1.1.hap1 h1tg000024l__unscaffolded, whole genome shotgun sequence contains the following coding sequences:
- the LOC134698928 gene encoding GTP-binding protein Rit2-like, with protein sequence MKNMVFDDKLDPESLFASVNGFLSPIQTKSAPNSPLTIRKKSKVNILKEDERRRNSLPVSTDKLFPDCDKDRKTKQCKRIRSFKTTSRGVPKATEGDRRESNVSVSSLRGFNRQRQSSDTSEDSSLCCGGSSTSSSGYYRVCVMGADAVGKRTLTTQFMSSDFMCSHIFEIGDVEDNLLTVVIDNEESTLEFVDFSEDKAEEQQIDAYIVVFSVHEKSTFEVAVQYIQYIRNDMDSDRPIIIVANKVDLVRKRQISHEDARKISTKYNCKYIETSATLNVKVDELLVGILKQIKLRLNPDIEKPKVTSSRRDSLLKGSIDMLGKFFHLKHKHKISSDDVMT encoded by the exons ATGAAAAATATGGTTTTTGATGACAAACTGGATCCCGAGTCGTTATTCGCTTCTGTCAACGGTTTCCTGAGTCCGATTCAAACAAAGTCGGCACCGAATTCACCTTtgacaataagaaaaaaatcaaaagtaaacatTCTAAAAGAGGATGAAAGAAGACGAAACAGTTTGCCAGTTTCAACAGATAAGCTATTTCCAGACTGTGATAAAGATAGAAAAACGAAACAGTGCAAAAGAATACGTTCTTTTAAAACGACTTCAAGAGGAGTTCCAAAGGCTACAGAAGGGGACAGACGGGAAAGTAATGTTAGTGTGTCTTCACTACGAGGTTTCAACCGTCAAAGACAATCAAGTGACACATCAGAGGACAGTTCTCTGTGCTGTGGGGGTTCCTCCACCTCCTCATCTGGATACTACCGTGTGTGTGTAATGGGAGCTGATGCCGTTGGAAAGCGTACTTTGACAACTCAGTTTATGAGCTCTGATTTCATGTGCtcacatatttttgaaatag GAGATGTTGAAGACAATCTGCTAACAGTCGTAATAGACAACGAAGAATCCACGTTAGAATTTGTAGATTTCTCAGAGGACAAG GCGGAGGAACAACAGATCGACGCTTATATTGTCGTGTTTTCTGTCCACGAGAAATCAACATTTGAAGTTGCTGTTCAATATATACAATACATCCGTAATGACATGGACAGTGATAGACCAATAATTATTGTAGCAAATAAAGTAGATCTCGtaagaaaaagacaaattagTCATGAAG atgccagaaaaatatcaacaaaatataattgtaaatacATAGAAACGTCTGCAACATTGAATGTAAAAGTGGATGAACTACTTGTTGGAATACTTAAACAGATTAAATTACGACTAAATCCAGACATTGAAAAACCAAAGGTGACCTCCTCACGTAGAGACTCTTTACTGAAAGGATCCATTGATATGCTTGGCAAATTCTTTCATCtaaaacataaacacaaaataaGCTCAGATGATGTGATGACGTAA